Below is a window of Micromonas commoda chromosome 14, complete sequence DNA.
ggcggcttgGCGACGACCGGATcgtgcgccgccttcgaGACGTGCGTGGGAAGCGCGCTGGAGAGAACGTCGGCGTCCGCATCGGCGTCCACTGAGGGGCCGCCGAtcatgcgcgacgccgccttgcGAACCGCGCCGGAAGGCGGACCGGCGCGATCGGGCTGCCGAATCGCGAGAATTGAATGCGACGTGTGAGCATCGTGACTGAGCGCGGGGTTAGCAACGTCCAAGGGAGCGGAGAAGAggcgcgggtcgggcggggtcgatcgcgcgcgtaTCGGCACGCACCGCGTGCTTCGGCGGGTCCACGTCGATGCGATACATCCGCGTGCGTctggggcgggggcgggagggCGGTCGGGAAcgggagggcgacgggaggcggcgatgggccgcgcgcggtgtcgccgagagtgcgccctcgcgggggtGTCGAGGGGCGGCAAAccccgggacgcgcgggtcacATCCGTCCCGGAGCGCCCGCTCGAATTCgtttcgacggcgtcgccgagctcggcgtgtgCGCCCAGGTTGCCGGTTCGACTTCCGTGACAGGTCTGACTCTCAAAACCTTAAAATCTGATGTGTCCATGGATTTTTCGCGCCAGAACAAAAACAACGGCGGTTCACGTCGGTTCTTTAGGTGTTACTCTCGAGACGTGGATGACTGTTCGCTCGTACGATTGAAACGTAAAACTCCTAATTAAAAGCGAGGATTTCTAAAAATATCTGAAATAACGTTATGCGAGGTGACGTAATGCGAGAGGTGACGCGGAACGAAGGATGCGGAAGGCCCTCTGGCGGCTTACTTGGCagcctcgagggcggcggagaccTTACCCAGCGCTTCGAGCATGGGCGCGTACGTGTTGTCCCAGTAACCGGTCCACTGGCAGATCTTACCCGCGGAGTCGTACTTGAGGACGAACGACAGCTTGTTGTCGATGAGGTTGGGCGAGCCGAGCTTGCCGTCGATGTTGATGATCAGGCGGCCGAACATGATGATCTTGTCGTTGCTGGTGTCCACGATGGTGTCGGGGGACCAGAGGAAGTTGCTGACCATGAACCCCCAGGATTTGGCGAACTGCTCGAAGACCTCCGACGGGGTCTTGTCACCGGCGAAACCGTCGGACCACTCGACGTCGATCTTCTCGGCGAACATGCCAGCCATCGTCTCGGCGTGATTGTTGGCGGCgaaacccgcggcgaaggcggcgtggaacttggcagcctcggcctcgccggtCTCGATGGTGAAGTCGGTCATGATGTGCGTGAACGGGgtggggcgcgcgagggcgtgtGTTCCGTGCTCTGGCGAGACTGATGATCTCGGTGATCGTCGCAACTTTTGGTGATGAATGCGTTTGTACGGTCTGATTTTTTACAGGTGGACAGGTAATGTTACCCCATCGCGTGCGTCACTCTCAAGCCCCGAAGAACCCGTCGCATCCGATGTAGCAAGCcccccggacgcgtcgcttGGCCCTCGGGGGCGAGTCCAGCTGGAGGAACACCCGCAGGtgagcgagcgcgccggcggaacCCGAGCACGCCAGCGCGTCCATGTACCGCTGCAGCGCCACCCTGCGCCTGGCCACCACCGAAGGGTCCGAGCTGAACGAACCAAAGCCGGTGGGCAGCTCGAGGGACGggccgacgtccgccgcgaggcccttaccctccgcgtccgcgtgcaGCTGCTTAAAGTCGGAGTATCGCTTGCACAGCACGTACGGCGCGGAGCCGGGCGACTGCACGAGCAGGTGATATCGCGTGTGCGGCGTGCGGTCGAAAAACGGCGTCGACCACGACAGCAAACTCGTCACCGACGGCACCACGTCGCGACTGGCGATGACGGAGACGTGGAACGCGTCCCTCGAGTCCATGTGCGCCGCCCTCACCGTCGCctcgatcgacgcgagcacCATCGAACCCCTCGCGCCGAACCGGATCTTCTCCAACcaaccgacgccgccgccggcgaagaGCATCGCCGACTCgagcgcagccgccgcgtgaCGGTTCATCGGAAAAGCCCCcgacctcgcgccggcgtccagcacgcccatcgccgcgtgcgccgtgcgcaccgcggacgcgagcttcgcgggGCTCGGAGCGCCCCCCGGGTTGGTGCCCCCCGGGTTTTTCTCGtcctcggacgcggacgtgcaGTTAGCCGAGGCGTATCCGcccaacctcgcggcgtaACCGAaaccgccgtcgacgccgcggagcagcgcgcgtactctcgcgtcggcggcgtcgcccggtAGGTTCGCCACGCGGAGtcgcgccttgagcgccgggTCCCTGTCGCAATgcgccctccaccgcgcgtgcgacaccacgtgcgcctcgtccgaTGAATCCCCGAACCTGCTTCCGCAGAGCGACGACACGcacgacctcgccgaccgtggcgtctccggcgcggaATTCGTCCTAAAACCCGATCCGAATCCGCATCCGTgctcctccgccacctcgcgtcgcgccagGTCGAaggccctcgtcgccgcgtccgcggacacGTCCGCTGTGGGATCCACCCCTTCGACCCCGaggtcgtccgcctcgacccCGACCGGGTACGCCGCCCACACCAAGTCGTCGAACTCGTCCCTGCACACCCCCCGGTTCTCCTCGGCGAATCGACCGAAGGAgcggtcgagctcgcggaggctgccgagcgcggacgcgcgcgagtgcaccgccgccctggcgtccgcgcggagccTGCACCACGCGGGGCTCTCCCTGGCACACCTCGCGGAGTGCACCGCGTCCTCCACCACCTCGTCAAAGACGAACGAGCCAGCCGCgacgtcatccgcggcgtctagcaacgcggcgccgcacccTTTGCCGCGAGACAAGATTTGATCGCCGTGCGCCCTGAGAAACGCGAGCACCGCCTGGGGCAGCACGTCGCTCCCTTCGAGCACGATGGCGTCCAGCAAACGCAGCGCGGACTCCCCCGGGAGCACGGAGACGCCAAACTTGGTGAGCCAACCCGCGCAGAGGAGGCTGGGCCTCACCGCCGCTCGGTGCAGGCGAGCGTCCAGCGCGggcatctccgccgccaccgcccggtCCAGCGTCGCGCACTCCGCGAGGAAAGGCAACGCCCCGGCGGTGAACGCCCACGGCGCCACGTCCTCGCAAAACGCCGCCAGCATCCAGAACgcgttctcctcgtcgtccgtctcgaggagcagcacgcccgcgacggtggcggcgaatGGAACGTAGCCTTGGGGCgagcgaacggcggcggcgacgagcacgcgctcgagggcgtcgaggaggcagTAATCGAGCCGCCCGctgacggcgtcggtgaaGGACGATCCCGagcggtcgtcggcgagcgacAAATCGCACGCGGACCCGTAAAGGGACCCGCTGGACGACTCGTAAAGGGACCCGGAGAGATCGCgactcgacgtccgcgataAACCGGACCGTCGATCCCTCGGGCAGGCGTCACCCCCCCACCCGTCGGCGGTCCTCGGGCCGGTCCTGACGAATCTCGGGTGCGACGGGAACACGCACGGGACGTCGCACCTGATCCGTtccctggccgccgcgaagtcCCGCGACCGCAAACCCTCCTCGAGGTAATCGTCGTAGCATCGATCGGCGGCCGTCTCCTTGTGCTCCGCGtggagcgcctccgcccacACCTCGGCCCTGTGCAGGTGGTGGATGCCGGTCACGGCGAGTGCGGCGCGGGCCTCTCCGCCGGGGAGCCtcgcctcgggcgccgcggtctgGTGGATGGATCGCGAGTTGAGGGGGGTTAAGGGGGAAGGTCAGTCGCTGCCAGGCGCCGTCGTCAAACGCAAAAAATGCATCGGTGAAacgcccgcccgcggcttTCGTGGGTGTTGAGCGGTCCGAGGGGAGATCGGACATCGGACGCGGGTCGGggtatcgcgcgcgcgcaccttgtaggcctcgagcgccgtgAGCTGcctggctcgcgccgcgggatAGGTCACGCGGATCTCCTCGTATCTGCGGGAGGGAGGGTAGCGCGTGGGGCGGCGTGAGGGGACGGTCGTCGAGACGGCGCGAGTCGCGACGGTCCGAGGCGTCCATTTTTAagacgggggcgcgcgcgtcgatgggATGGAAGTGTTGCGCCGTCGCTCACCTCTTCGACAGGCTCTCGGGGACCGGGaacccgagcgcgtcgtgctCCGCTCCCTCTGCGAGTGGCGCGAGGAGGGGATAGAAGGGTCAACGGGGGTTCGGCGCGGAACACGCGCGATGGGACGGGGctggtgcgcgcgcgtcggttTTTTCGGTCCTCGCTCACCGtcgtgctcggcgccggggcgcggggggctcTTGGGCGGTATCCGTCGCGCGCTCAGCAGCGCGTCCTCGTAgctgggcggcgcgcggcgcgtcgtcggggtcttgggctcggcctcgacgcggtcgtcCTCGCTCGAGCCGAGGTCGCagcccccgacggcgcgcgacgacgggcccGCCCCGGACGATCGACGAAGCCTCTcggggggcgagcgcggccccACCCTGCCGCATCCGCTCTTCCCGTCGTTGACTCCGATGAGATCTCCGACCTCACGAtaggagggcggcgagtgcgGGTGTCTCGGCGGcaaccgcgcgctcggcgtggcgtcgacggcgattcCCGCGGGCATGACGCGCGACGTTGTCGacccgcgtcccgcgcctGTGGAATCTGAAAAACGCAACTGTCAGTCTGCAGCCTTCAACCTCCTGCGTAACACCTGCGTATAGTTTAGGTTAACGCACGACAGGCGACCAGTCACGCGGAACGCGGGCCCATTTTCGTGTCGCTGACGGAAAAACGCTTTCACTCGAAAAGCGAAAAAGTTCAATATCGAGAGTCTCCCCCCCAGGGCGTCAAAAATGACGCCGCTGACGCGGGCGTTGGCGggtcccgcccgcgcgctcgcgcggtcgggtcgatctccccgcgcgcccgcccgtcgcctcgtcgccgccgcgtcggcgccgtcctcgtcgtcgtcgtcaaacGACGCGGGTGTCCTGGTGctcttcgcgccgacgctgcGCGCcaccgagcgcgtcgccgccctcctcgcggcggatgcgaggcGGGGCGACGTGCTGTGcctgcacggcgacgtcggcgcggggaagaGCGCGCTGAGCCGCGCGTACGTGCGAGCCGTGGTGGGTGACCcccacgtcgacgtcccGTCGCCCACGTTCCTGCTGCAGCAGGTGTACGACGACCactgcgacggcgacgacgccggtccGCCCCCCGTCCATCACTTCGACCTCTACCGGCTGAAAGGCCCGGGCGACTGCGACAGGCTCGGGCTGGAGGAGagcttcgcgacggcgtcgtcgctgatCGAGTGGGCGGAGCGGCTCGGGGAGAGGTGCCCGGGGGAGAGGTTGGACGTGtacatcgacgcggcggcggtcggcgacggggccggcgcgtcgggaggcgccgtggtggtggtcgaggatgacgacggggAAGAACACGAAGAGGAcggggatgacgacgacgacgacgaggaagatgatgacgcggacccggcgtTCGTGGACAGGAAACCGCGGGTCATCCGACTCGCCCCGAGGGGCGACGtgtggcgacggcgcgtggacgcgctcgccgcgaagctgGCGCGGTAGCGGTTGAAAATTTTAGTCCCTCGAAAACCTAAGTGTTAGActcacgctcgccgcggccacgaGCTCCTAGGCCaaccctcgtcgtcgtccttgttCACGCTCAGCTCGTCCAACTCgtccagctcctcctcgatgaacTCGTCCTCCAGCTCCCTCAGCAGATCGTTCAGATCCTCCGGAccccagtcgtcgtcgtcaccactcgcgtcgtcgaggaggtcgagcccagccgccgccgccgccgccgccatcgcctcctcggtCCACACCAACTGGTCGTCCTCATCGAACGAGTCGTCACCAAACAACgactcgtcggcgtccacgagTAAATcctcgaacgcctcctcgccgcgttcgcgtcgcatcTTACTCGCGAATGCTCGAATCAGCGACGCCTGCATCGGGCCCAACGTCTCCGTCTCTGCGAGTAAACCCTCGAGGGACCccgcgtgcaccgccgcgccgagcgccacgacctcgtcggggttgaccagccccggccgcggcttccgccCGAACGTGTTCTCCACGAACCTGCGCACCGCCGGGGTCTTGgtcgccccgccgacgagcagGATGTGGTCGAAGGGCCTACCCccccgcctcgcgagcgtcCGCTTGTTCTTGATCCCCTTGCCCCCcttggtcgccgccgcctggagcgcctcgaggttGATCCCGGCGCtgtccgccgcgatctccACGGGCAAGCGCATGGACCGGAGAACCCTGGCGCACACCTTCTCCAGGAGCGGCCTCGTCAGCGTCTTgaccgccccgcccggcATCGGGATCGCCACCTCCATCGCCTCCGAGAGCTgttccctcgcgcgccgcgccgccatgagcgcgccgcgcggatcaACCTCGGCGTTCAAActcttcgcctccttcgcgagccacaccgcgagggcgcggtcCAGGTCGTCCCCTCCCAGgtgcgcgtccccgcccgtcgcgagcacctccaccgtcccgccgccgacgtcgaggacggacACGTCGAAGgtaccgccgccgaggtcaaAGACGAAAACAGTCTCGTCtgcttcgacgtcgacgccgtacgcgagcgcggcggctacCGGCTCGTGCAGCAGCTTGACCTTCTCGAGCCCAGCCCGTTTACCCGCCTCGATCGTGGCGGCGCactgcgcgtcgtcgaagtaggccgggacggtgacgaccgcgcgctTGATGTCGCCTCGTTCGactccggcgccgtcctcggcggtggcgagcagAGTCGCGAGGATGTGTCCCGATACGTCGACCGGggtgacgtccgcgccgagcgcggggcatcgcagggcgacgccgccgtcgggggcggcgacgacctcgtaGGGTACCCTCTGGGCGTCGTCCTTGACCGTCTTGGAGTCGAACCTCTTGCCGATGAAGCGCTTGACGGAGGAGAAGGTGTTGGCGGGATCCTTGGCGAGCctccggcgcgcgtcgtggccgacgaggacg
It encodes the following:
- a CDS encoding hypothetical protein (putative uncharacterized protein); protein product: MTDFTIETGEAEAAKFHAAFAAGFAANNHAETMAGMFAEKIDVEWSDGFAGDKTPSEVFEQFAKSWGFMVSNFLWSPDTIVDTSNDKIIMFGRLIINIDGKLGSPNLIDNKLSFVLKYDSAGKICQWTGYWDNTYAPMLEALGKVSAALEAAK
- a CDS encoding predicted protein, which encodes MPAGIAVDATPSARLPPRHPHSPPSYREVGDLIGVNDGKSGCGRVGPRSPPERLRRSSGAGPSSRAVGGCDLGSSEDDRVEAEPKTPTTRRAPPSYEDALLSARRIPPKSPPRPGAEHDGERGPKKPTRAHQPRPIARVPRRTPVDPSIPSSRHSQRERSTTRSGSRYEEIRVTYPAARARQLTALEAYKTAAPEARLPGGEARAALAVTGIHHLHRAEVWAEALHAEHKETAADRCYDDYLEEGLRSRDFAAARERIRCDVPCVFPSHPRFVRTGPRTADGWGGDACPRDRRSGLSRTSSRDLSGSLYESSSGSLYGSACDLSLADDRSGSSFTDAVSGRLDYCLLDALERVLVAAAVRSPQGYVPFAATVAGVLLLETDDEENAFWMLAAFCEDVAPWAFTAGALPFLAECATLDRAVAAEMPALDARLHRAAVRPSLLCAGWLTKFGVSVLPGESALRLLDAIVLEGSDVLPQAVLAFLRAHGDQILSRGKGCGAALLDAADDVAAGSFVFDEVVEDAVHSARCARESPAWCRLRADARAAVHSRASALGSLRELDRSFGRFAEENRGVCRDEFDDLVWAAYPVGVEADDLGVEGVDPTADVSADAATRAFDLARREVAEEHGCGFGSGFRTNSAPETPRSARSCVSSLCGSRFGDSSDEAHVVSHARWRAHCDRDPALKARLRVANLPGDAADARVRALLRGVDGGFGYAARLGGYASANCTSASEDEKNPGGTNPGGAPSPAKLASAVRTAHAAMGVLDAGARSGAFPMNRHAAAALESAMLFAGGGVGWLEKIRFGARGSMVLASIEATVRAAHMDSRDAFHVSVIASRDVVPSVTSLLSWSTPFFDRTPHTRYHLLVQSPGSAPYVLCKRYSDFKQLHADAEGKGLAADVGPSLELPTGFGSFSSDPSVVARRRVALQRYMDALACSGSAGALAHLRVFLQLDSPPRAKRRVRGACYIGCDGFFGA
- a CDS encoding predicted protein yields the protein MTPLTRALAGPARALARSGRSPRAPARRLVAAASAPSSSSSSNDAGVLVLFAPTLRATERVAALLAADARRGDVLCLHGDVGAGKSALSRAYVRAVVGDPHVDVPSPTFLLQQVYDDHCDGDDAGPPPVHHFDLYRLKGPGDCDRLGLEESFATASSLIEWAERLGERCPGERLDVYIDAAAVGDGAGASGGAVVVVEDDDGEEHEEDGDDDDDDEEDDDADPAFVDRKPRVIRLAPRGDVWRRRVDALAAKLAR
- the HSP70 gene encoding heat shock protein 70, putative chloroplast precursor (TargetP predicts 62 aa cTP; expressed) gives rise to the protein MGPLAMPSGRDARTGAVASSSSPSASSRLSARRRLAPARPRPRAPRDERAPHPSSRRGRALRVTTRAASICGIDLGTTNSAVAIVVDGKPVIVADAKGNRTIPSVVSFAADGSVLVGHDARRRLAKDPANTFSSVKRFIGKRFDSKTVKDDAQRVPYEVVAAPDGGVALRCPALGADVTPVDVSGHILATLLATAEDGAGVERGDIKRAVVTVPAYFDDAQCAATIEAGKRAGLEKVKLLHEPVAAALAYGVDVEADETVFVFDLGGGTFDVSVLDVGGGTVEVLATGGDAHLGGDDLDRALAVWLAKEAKSLNAEVDPRGALMAARRAREQLSEAMEVAIPMPGGAVKTLTRPLLEKVCARVLRSMRLPVEIAADSAGINLEALQAAATKGGKGIKNKRTLARRGGRPFDHILLVGGATKTPAVRRFVENTFGRKPRPGLVNPDEVVALGAAVHAGSLEGLLAETETLGPMQASLIRAFASKMRRERGEEAFEDLLVDADESLFGDDSFDEDDQLVWTEEAMAAAAAAAGLDLLDDASGDDDDWGPEDLNDLLRELEDEFIEEELDELDELSVNKDDDEGWPRSSWPRRA